The following are encoded in a window of Primulina eburnea isolate SZY01 chromosome 4, ASM2296580v1, whole genome shotgun sequence genomic DNA:
- the LOC140829735 gene encoding protein TAPETUM DETERMINANT 1-like, with protein MNTFCLFFYFFVLLVLLLRDIDIGLPFSLANFTHFGSEDINRTSSMKPEDVNYRHRKLMLHGTCRNRDISISQSRYSTSGIPQFTVQIVNTCVSGCVPSNIHISCGWFASARLVNPRTLKRVSFDDCVVNGGNPLKNSQIIRFTYANSFMYPLEFKYATFC; from the exons ATGAATACTTTTTGCCTCTTCTTTTACTTCTTCGTGCTCTTAGTTCTGCTACTGCGCGATATCGATATCGGGCTTCCATTCTCGTTAGCAAATTTTACGCATTTTGGCAGTGAAGATATCAACAGAACCTCAAGTATGAAACCAGAAGATGTAAACTATAGACACAGAAAGCTCATGTTACAT GGGACCTGCAGGAATAGAGATATAAGCATTTCACAGAGCAGATATTCAACAAGTGGGATCCCACAGTTCACAGTTCAGATCGTGAACACTTGCGTTTCCGGCTGTGTTCCTTCCAACATCCACATCAGCTGTGGCTGGTTCGCCTCCGCAAGACTAGTGAACCCAAGAACCTTGAAAAGGGTTTCTTTTGATGATTGTGTTGTTAATGGAGGAAATCCATTGAAGAATAGTCAGATAATCAGATTCACGTATGCTAACTCATTCATGTATCCACTTGAATTCAAGTATGCCACCTTTTGCTAG